AATGTAATAGGATCTCATGTCATACTTGGATGTGATCCTACTGACACAAAATTTATTGCAAGAGATGAGTCAGCGCGATTGTTAATTGGTAATAATAATATAATTCGAGAGTTTTCTCTTGTCGAGTTACCTTGTTACGAAGAAAGTACAATTATCGGAAATGATGCATTTTTGATGCAAGGTGTTCATGTCTCTCATGATGTTCATGTAAAAGATAAGGCGGTTATTACTAATACATCTGTTATTGCCGGATTAGTTAAAATTCTTGATGGAGCTAATATTGCAATGGCATGTACAATCAATCAGTATACTGTAATTGGGCATTACTCTATTGCTGCAACGAATGCAGCTGTTATGAAAAATATTAAGCCATTTTCAAAATATATTCCAAATAAGCCTTTAAGTGTAAATAAATATGCTTTAAGTAAATTTGGTTTCAATCATTTGGAAGAAGAGATTAGTGATTATGTTTTACATGATATTCCAGTGAAAAATTGTGATTTAAAGAGAATCACTGATGAATTTGATTACTGGGTATTAAAATATGGACATGAAACATACAAATAACATGAAAGTGAAATTTTTAGATTTGCAAAAAATCAACCAGTTATATGCTGATAGTTTGAAAAAGGAAGTGAATGATGTTATCGATTCTGGTTGGTTTCTCAATGGAGGTTGTAATAAGAAATTTGAAGAAAATCTTTCTAATTATATAGGTGTTAAACATGTTATTCCTGTAGCAAATGGATTAGATGCTCTTCGTCTTATAATTAGATCGTATAAAGAACTTGGTTTTTTCAAAGAAGGGGACGAGTTAATTGTACCTGCTAATACATATATTGCATCTATTTTGGCCATTACAGATAATGGGCTAATACCAAAATTTGTAGATCCAGATCCCCAAACGTTTAATATTGATATTTCAAAGATTGAAAGTAGCATAACTGAAAGAACTAAAGGTATCTTAGTTGTCCACTTATATGGTAGAGTTTGTTGGAGTAAAACGTTAGAAAGTTTAGCTGAAAAATACAATCTGAAGATTATTGAAGATAACGCACAAGCTATAGGTGCAGAATGGAATTCTATTAAAAGTGGAAATCTAGGAGATGCGGCAGGTTTTAGTTTTTATCCAGGGAAAAATCTTGGTGCATTAGGAGATAGTGGCGCGGTAGTGACAAATGACGATAGCTTAGCGAAAGTTGTAAGGGCGATTGCCAATTACGGATCTTACGAAAAATACATAAATGAATTTCAAGGGTTGAACAGCCGAATGGATGAAGTGCAAGCTGCTTTTTTAAGTATTAAGTTGTTTGGTCTTGAAAATGATAATAGAAAAAGAAATGTAATTGCTAAAAAATATATTGAAAGCATTCATAACTCAAAAATAGTCTTGCCCGAATATCCAAATGAATTGGAGCATGTTTGGCATTTGTTTGTAATTAGAAGCAAAAATAGGGAAGATTTAGTTCAATATTTAAAAGAAAAAAGTATCGAAACTTTAATTCACTATCCTATACCACCTCATAAGCAACAATGTTATAACCAATATAGTAATTTAAATTTACCCATTACTATTGAATTATCTAATGAAGTATTGAGTATACCAATAAGTCCAGTATTGACAGATGAGGAGGTTGATTTTGTTATTGATACTTTAAATGCTTGGTAGTTATATGGGACGTAAGATTTGGCTTGTAAATCAATATGCAATGCCTCCTGAATTGGAGTCTAGATTAAGAACAATAAAATTTGCTCAATATTTAATGGAGGCAGGATACGATGTAACAATATTCGGTTCTAGTATTATGCATAATATGAATAAAAATTTAATTGAAGATAATAAACTTTATATTGAAAAAAAGTATGGTAATATAAATTTTATTCATATTAATACAACTTTGTACAAAAAAAATGGATTAAATCGAATATTAGGGTTATTTCAATTCCCTTTTCGTTTTATTAAGATCGCGAAAAAATTTGATAAACCAGATGTTATTATACAAACTGCAACAGTCCCTTTTGGAAATATTTTATATTTTTATACAAAAAAAAACAAGATAAAGTATATTGTAGAAGTACTAGATTTGTGGCCTCAAACATTTGTAGATTTAAAAATGTTTAGTAAATGGAATCCAATTGTACTAATCTCTTATTACTTAGAAAAATGGCTTTATAAAAGAGCTGATTGCTTAGTCTTTTCTATGGAAGGAGGAAAGCAATATATTAAGGATAAAAAATGGAGTATAGAATTAGGTGGTAAAATCGATTTAAGTAAAGTTCATTACATAAATAATGGTGTTGATCTCGACGATTTCAATCGATATAAGAATGAATTTGTTATAAAGGATGATGAACTTGAAGATGATAGCATTACGAAAGTCGTATATTTAGGTTCTATTAGGTTGGCTAATAATTTAAAAAGATTGATTGATGCTGCAGCATTGCTAAAAGGATATGATAACGTTAAATTTTTAATTTATGGAGATGGTGATGATCGTGATTTTTTAATAGAATATTGTGTTGAAAACGATATAACAAATGTTTCCTTTAAGGAAAAGTGGATTAAACCTCAATATGTTCCATATGTATTAACAAAGGCTTCCATAAATGTTTTAAATTATATGCCAGGCGATTTTGGTAAGTATGGAGGGAGTCAGAGTAAATTATTTCAATATTTAGCTGCAGGAAAACCAATTTGTTCTAATATTAATATGTCTTTTGACATTATAAATAAATATAATGTTGGTATTTCTAAAGAATTTAAATCTGATAAAGAATATGCAGATGCAATTCTTAGTCTTATAAAAATGGATAAGGTAGAATATAATTATATGTGTGATAGGGCTTTGATTGCTGCTAATGATTTTGATTATAAGTGTTTGACAAATAAAATGAAGACTTTAATTTAAATAGTTGATTATGAAGTTTGCAGAAAATATTTATCGCTCACCTTTTGGTAAGATTATGTCTTTGTTAGGACAATGTATAGCAAAGTTACAAAAACCATTTATGGTTTATGGATTTACTGATTTAGGAACTAATAAATTCAGAAAATTTACAAGGATAAGTAGCAATGTTACTATTATGAGCCCTGATAAACTTAGAATTGCAGATAATGTTTGGGTTTGGCATTATACTATTCTTGATGCGACAGAAGGGATAACTATTGATGAAGGAGCTCAAATTGGTGCTTGGGTAGGTATTTTTACTCATGGTAGTGAAAATTCAATACGATTATTGGGGAATGAATTTGTTAATATTCCAAATAAAGAAAGAAAAGGTTATACACGAGGATCAGTGTATATTGGCGCTTATAGTTTTATCGGAGCTAGGTCAATTGTATTACCTGGAGTAAAAATTGGGAAAGGATGTATTATCGCTGCAGGTTCTATTGTAAGTAAGGATGTTCCTGATTATTCGATTTATGTAGGACAAAATATTCTATCGCAAACAACAATTGATAAGGATGTCAAACATTTTAGATCGAATGATTATTCGGATACATATTATTGCAAAGAAGTTCTAGAACTAATACACGATAAACTAAAAGAAACAGGGGAGTTATAGTGTTTGGAAACGAAAATTGTTAAATGCAGAGAGTGCGATTGTGAAAAAATCGTAAATGTTCACTTAAAAGTTTTTAATGGTTTTTTTTTAACACTTTTAGGTAAACAGTTTCTTAGATCTTATTACAAAGCTGTTATTGCTCATTCTCTTGGAATAGTTTATTGTGCTGTAGATGAAGACAACAATTTTGTTGGTTTTGCTGTTGGGACGAAGAGTGCTAATGGGTTTCATAAGAAGTTGATGAAAAGAAATTTTTGTGCTTTTTTGTTACAAGGTGTGTGCATACTTTTTAAAAATCCATACTTTATTTTCCGATTAATTAAAAACCTAGATAAAAAATCTGATTATTCTGATGATGGAATGTATGCAGAACTATTATCTATTGGAGTACTACCTTCCTATGCTGGTGAAGGAATTGGGAAATTACTTATTAATGCCTTTGAGGGAGCAATTCGTAAGAATGGAATAGAGAGAGTTTCTCTTACTACAGATTATTATAATAATATTTCTGTAATAGAGTTTTATAAAAAGCGAGGATATGAAATTTTTTATGATTTCTATGCTTTCCCACAGAGAAGAATGTATCGGTTGATAAAAAGGTTAAATTAATTTCTATAAATTTGATTGATTGTTGTAGTTATGAAACTTGTAACAATAATAGGTGCTCGTCCTCAGTTTATCAAAGCCGCAGTTGTAAGTAGGGCTTTTCAAAAATCAAATCAGGTAGAGGAGGTTATAGTTCATACGGGGCAACATTTTGACACTAATATGTCGGATGTGTTTTTTGAGGAGATGAGCATACCAAAACCTAAATATAATCTGAATATTAATGGTCTTGGTCATGGTGCTATGACAGGTCAGATGCTCGAAAAAATAGAGGAGGTGTTGCTTGAAGAAAAACCAGATTGGGTTTTAGTATATGGCGATACTAATTCTACATTGGCAGGTGCAATTGCAGCAACTAAATTACATATAAAAGTTGCACATGTTGAGGCAGGTTTAAGATCTTTTAATATGAAAATGCCTGAAGAAGTTAATCGCATATTAACTGATAGAGTGAGTAATGTACTATTCTGTCCTACTGATCAGGCTGTAGATAACTTGTTGAAGGAAGGATATGCTAATATCGATGCTTATATTGTAAATATTGGTGATGTTATGCAGGATGCTGCAATGTTTTACTCTTCTAAGGCAAAAATAGGTAATCTTGAGATTCCTTCTGATTATATCCTTTGTACCATTCATAGAGCAGAGAATACAGATGATCCCCAAAGACTTAAAAGCATTATAGATGCTCTTAATAAGATATCTCAAAATACGGATATAGTTTTGCCACTTCACCCTCGAACTAGATTGAAGTTAGATGCGATAGGCTTTTCATTCGAAACCTCAAAAATTAAATTTATTGAGCCAGTAGGTTACCTTGAAATGGTTCATCTATTAAAAAATTGCAGTTTGGTAATGACCGATAGTGGTGGTTTGCAAAAAGAGGCATACTTTTTTAGCAAGTATTGCATAACTCTAAGGGATGAAACCGAATGGGTTGAATTGGTTAATAATGGATATAACTCTTTAGTAGGAAGTGATTATAATAAAATAATCAACGAAGTTGAGAGTCAGTTGAAATATGGTGATTTAGAAAAATCCGATTACCTGTACGGAAGAGGAGATGCTGGTGAAAAAATATTAGAAAAGTTGCTAGAATTTAATTCTTAGATAAGAGTTTAATACCAAAATACTTAAAATGAAGAATTTTGCACTAATTGGAGCAGCAGGTTTTATTGCACCTCGTCATTTAAAGGCAATGAAGGATACCGGGAATAATCTTATTGCTGCCTACGACGTATTTGATAGCGTGGGAATAATGGATAGCTTCTTTCCTGAATCGTCTTTTTTTACCGAATTTGAGCTATTCGATAGGCATCTCTCTAAAAATAAGGGGACAGATAAAGAGGTTGACTTTGTTTCGGTATGTACACCAAACTATTTGCACGACGCACATATTCGCTATGGCTTACGTTTAGGGGCTAATGTTATTTGCGAGAAGCCAATCGTACTAAACCCTTGGAATATTGATGCGCTAATGAATGTAGAAAAGGAAACTGGGCATAGGGTTTATAATGTGCTTCAGCTTCGTCTTCACAGTGCAATTAAAGCATTAAAAGAGCGTATTGATAGCGAAAAACGCGATACAAAGTACGATGTTGATCTTACCTACATTACCTCCAGAGGAAATTGGTATTATACCACATGGAAAGGAGATGTAAAGCGTAGTGGGGGGGTTGCTACCAATATTGGGGTTCACTTTTATGATATGCTTTCTTGGATATTCGGTAAAGTACAGCAAAATGTAGTTCATGTTAGCTCACATGATAGGGTGTCTGGATATCTTGAATTTGAAAAGGCCCGTGTAAGATACTTCTTAAGTATTAACTACGATACTTTACCAGAAGAAGTGAAGTTGGCAGGCAAAAGAACCTTTAGGTCTATGACCATAGAAGGTTCTGAGTTTGAATTTAGTGATGGATTTACAGAACTTCATACTGAAACCTATAAGGATATTCTTAGTGGTAATGGATTTGGGTTAAAAGAGGCAAGAACTGCAATAGAAATAGTCCATGATATTCGTCATGCTGAACCTCAGGGCTTAAAGGGGGATTATCATCCATTTGCTAAATTGGAATTAGCATCTCATCCTTTTGGTTGGTAAGAAAGTTATAAGAATTGAAAAACTTAATAAATAGAATAGCCCCTTTTATAAAGGGCGAAATAAGCATCAGTGAGATAGATAGAATTATCTATTCCACTGATGCTTCTGCTTATAGGGAAAAGCCTTTAGGTGTTGTATATCCAAAGGATGCTGAAGATTTATCTCAGATTATAAAATTTGCTGCTGAAAATAATTTATCATTAATACCCCGTGCTGCAGGCACCTCATTGGCGGGACAGGTTGTCGGGAATGGTATTATTGTCGATATTTCCAAGCATTTTACGTCAATATTGGAGATAAACAAAGATGAGCATTGGGTTCGGGTGCAACCAGGCGTTATTCTCGATGAGTTAAATCTTTCAGTAAAGGAAGAAGGCTTATTTTTTGGTCCTGAAACATCGACAGCCAATCGCTGTATGATTGGGGGGATGATCGGAAATAATTCTTGTGGTTCACATTCCATTGTATACGGTAGTAC
This window of the uncultured Acetobacteroides sp. genome carries:
- a CDS encoding DegT/DnrJ/EryC1/StrS family aminotransferase, which produces MKVKFLDLQKINQLYADSLKKEVNDVIDSGWFLNGGCNKKFEENLSNYIGVKHVIPVANGLDALRLIIRSYKELGFFKEGDELIVPANTYIASILAITDNGLIPKFVDPDPQTFNIDISKIESSITERTKGILVVHLYGRVCWSKTLESLAEKYNLKIIEDNAQAIGAEWNSIKSGNLGDAAGFSFYPGKNLGALGDSGAVVTNDDSLAKVVRAIANYGSYEKYINEFQGLNSRMDEVQAAFLSIKLFGLENDNRKRNVIAKKYIESIHNSKIVLPEYPNELEHVWHLFVIRSKNREDLVQYLKEKSIETLIHYPIPPHKQQCYNQYSNLNLPITIELSNEVLSIPISPVLTDEEVDFVIDTLNAW
- a CDS encoding glycosyltransferase family 4 protein translates to MGRKIWLVNQYAMPPELESRLRTIKFAQYLMEAGYDVTIFGSSIMHNMNKNLIEDNKLYIEKKYGNINFIHINTTLYKKNGLNRILGLFQFPFRFIKIAKKFDKPDVIIQTATVPFGNILYFYTKKNKIKYIVEVLDLWPQTFVDLKMFSKWNPIVLISYYLEKWLYKRADCLVFSMEGGKQYIKDKKWSIELGGKIDLSKVHYINNGVDLDDFNRYKNEFVIKDDELEDDSITKVVYLGSIRLANNLKRLIDAAALLKGYDNVKFLIYGDGDDRDFLIEYCVENDITNVSFKEKWIKPQYVPYVLTKASINVLNYMPGDFGKYGGSQSKLFQYLAAGKPICSNINMSFDIINKYNVGISKEFKSDKEYADAILSLIKMDKVEYNYMCDRALIAANDFDYKCLTNKMKTLI
- a CDS encoding acyltransferase produces the protein MKFAENIYRSPFGKIMSLLGQCIAKLQKPFMVYGFTDLGTNKFRKFTRISSNVTIMSPDKLRIADNVWVWHYTILDATEGITIDEGAQIGAWVGIFTHGSENSIRLLGNEFVNIPNKERKGYTRGSVYIGAYSFIGARSIVLPGVKIGKGCIIAAGSIVSKDVPDYSIYVGQNILSQTTIDKDVKHFRSNDYSDTYYCKEVLELIHDKLKETGEL
- a CDS encoding GNAT family N-acetyltransferase translates to METKIVKCRECDCEKIVNVHLKVFNGFFLTLLGKQFLRSYYKAVIAHSLGIVYCAVDEDNNFVGFAVGTKSANGFHKKLMKRNFCAFLLQGVCILFKNPYFIFRLIKNLDKKSDYSDDGMYAELLSIGVLPSYAGEGIGKLLINAFEGAIRKNGIERVSLTTDYYNNISVIEFYKKRGYEIFYDFYAFPQRRMYRLIKRLN
- the wecB gene encoding UDP-N-acetylglucosamine 2-epimerase (non-hydrolyzing); this translates as MKLVTIIGARPQFIKAAVVSRAFQKSNQVEEVIVHTGQHFDTNMSDVFFEEMSIPKPKYNLNINGLGHGAMTGQMLEKIEEVLLEEKPDWVLVYGDTNSTLAGAIAATKLHIKVAHVEAGLRSFNMKMPEEVNRILTDRVSNVLFCPTDQAVDNLLKEGYANIDAYIVNIGDVMQDAAMFYSSKAKIGNLEIPSDYILCTIHRAENTDDPQRLKSIIDALNKISQNTDIVLPLHPRTRLKLDAIGFSFETSKIKFIEPVGYLEMVHLLKNCSLVMTDSGGLQKEAYFFSKYCITLRDETEWVELVNNGYNSLVGSDYNKIINEVESQLKYGDLEKSDYLYGRGDAGEKILEKLLEFNS
- a CDS encoding Gfo/Idh/MocA family oxidoreductase, which codes for MKNFALIGAAGFIAPRHLKAMKDTGNNLIAAYDVFDSVGIMDSFFPESSFFTEFELFDRHLSKNKGTDKEVDFVSVCTPNYLHDAHIRYGLRLGANVICEKPIVLNPWNIDALMNVEKETGHRVYNVLQLRLHSAIKALKERIDSEKRDTKYDVDLTYITSRGNWYYTTWKGDVKRSGGVATNIGVHFYDMLSWIFGKVQQNVVHVSSHDRVSGYLEFEKARVRYFLSINYDTLPEEVKLAGKRTFRSMTIEGSEFEFSDGFTELHTETYKDILSGNGFGLKEARTAIEIVHDIRHAEPQGLKGDYHPFAKLELASHPFGW